The Leishmania panamensis strain MHOM/PA/94/PSC-1 chromosome 32 sequence genome window below encodes:
- a CDS encoding hypothetical protein (TriTrypDB/GeneDB-style sysID: LpmP.32.1080), producing the protein MASPSKANGPILVPPSNFAMVEDGIYRSAYPTEANVLYLRHIGITHIVLLSIEQLPGPVKRLLGSEVTGKAASSCLTRGPIHIMDIVDMHTWCVDGMNSGDDFSCRDVIRALDFAVDRRWHPVLFACPLGELQTNVLIGCMRRYQHWALSTIFSECELYTTVCRTLRQSILLFIESWDPANNPISSVNVQYRNREMMLRERLRAQQERRKHRHASAAFEGNRSRTSDSDSIEDMADEDEALTSVMSDLLDKISVDGRNSNTVLTMQHAYNEMSVAVTSPPADLKAPNPDAASISTSGQRPPMMVRRAAAAAAAARLRERQEKQLHNEISPSEAEGQASFLEVEEGKATGIIWAEWYLEALRVAEELRPQTYSSTSVSCGTVDMSLGADLPPPHVLYAGARNPPALDARSTFTKESIVEEDDD; encoded by the coding sequence ATGGCGTCACCAAGCAAAGCGAACGGCCCAATACTGGTGCCGCCGTCAAATTTTGCTATGGTAGAAGATGGCATTTATCGCAGCGCTTACCCCACCGAGGCAAACGTCCTGTACCTGCGCCACATCGGTATCACGCATattgtgcttctctctatCGAGCAGCTGCCAGGCCCGGTGAAGCGCTTGCTGGGGTCAGAAGTCACCGGAAAggccgccagcagctgcctcaCTCGAGGTCCCATTCACATTATGGATATTGTAGATATGCACACCTGGTGCGTGGATGGAATGAACAGTGGGGACGATTTTAGCTGCCGCGACGTGATACGAGCCTTGGACTTCGCAGTGGACAGACGGTGGCACCCAGTGCTATTCGCCTGCCCTCTTGGCGAGCTACAAACGAACGTGTTAATCGGGTGTATGCGGCGCTACCAACACTGGGCCCTCTCAACTATATTCAGCGAATGTGAACTCTACACAACTGTGTGCAGGACTCTTCGGCAGTCGATATTGCTTTTCATTGAGTCTTGGGACCCCGCCAACAACCCCATTAGCTCGGTGAACGTGCAGTACCGTAATCGCGAAATGATGCTGCGGGAGCGCTtgcgtgcgcagcaggagcgtcGCAAGCACCGgcacgcctccgccgcgtTCGAAGGAAACCGGAGCAGAACGAGCGACTCTGACTCCATCGAAGACATggcggacgaggacgaggcaCTGACGAGCGTCATGAGTGACCTACTTGACAAGATCTCCGTAGACGGTAGGAACAGCAACACCGTCCTCACCATGCAACATGCCTACAACGAGATGAGCGTAGCAGTGACGTCGCCTCCAGCAGACTTGAAGGCGCCGAATCCGGACGCAGCGTCCATCTCAACAAGTGGACAGCGCCCGCCAATGATGGTACGTcgggcggctgcggctgccgcggctgcacGACTCCGCGAGCGGCAGGAAAAGCAACTTCACAACGAAATCTCGCCGAGTGAAGCAGAGGGCCAGGCAAGCTTTCTGGAGgtagaggaagggaaggcgACCGGCATCATTTGGGCGGAGTGGTACCTGGAGGCCCTTCGTGTCGCTGAGGAGCTGAGGCCGCAGACGTACAGCTCGACATCGGTGAGCTGTGGTACCGTCGATATGTCCTTGGGAGCCGACCTTCCACCACCGCATGTGCTCTATGCCGGCGCACGCAATCCACCGGCGCTCGATGCCCGTTCCACCTTCACCAAAGAGTCCATCGTGGAGGAAGATGACGACTGA
- a CDS encoding protein kinase, putative (TriTrypDB/GeneDB-style sysID: LpmP.32.1090), whose translation MRAKRPLRTSGPCFDLTGLMDHAAPELQVQQKNEQELNKFFINVDDNTVSPMITTEPCFHKASDSSLSNTNSAVNSTALEVAGNGGSRSVECRAKGGGESGAVAGASGCLSPATVSAQNEAKFIHVNNTNIFVLIDGISMFVEGKSTFTGTEDARLLVERLRRKKLARSVDTVEEAILNIEMSAGHGVRDGTVPAPRTASSSSLAVEAPASLMPSTTSSPLLTAPSPHKAVALASLFVPQPPAKSVPLANPWASLFEDAKMPSGSPLFRNSTAKSLASISSRSCSPVQGMLLCDSTATGTSLSSPMTTLSPGTAATSTSAFFPTAGFNAAARPPYSVSFPSLRHQDSSSSLVSMASGAGYRNSGHASRSAAVRRTKQISVEEIGHSNCSLDMDDVVVEEMIGKGTQGTVFRVRVDGKLYALKCMNIDEAMNATNDVERQGRKKGLVKELTMITLQRSRPPPAHLMQMFNAVASLDAEKKQLSILMELMSFTVEDIQQMISRIPSEELMRVTQSTFRNYMSGDPSSKQTMKECCKNQALYGSPRHVLGRNTYKEPAAWERSVKRETPMPEVFLSMLARDVLMGLNELHTDYFIIHCDLKPANVLLCYDKQKFKLADFGCGCVMEDRQHVERRGIDLGTMLYKAPERFAANILHRVADGSAGEAVVEFTAKADVWSLGIMLMELAAGVHPCDHFKSDFWNYGGKLKLSKMNKPLNWSEVFYDFILRSVCVEESMRWSVQQLLKHPFVVKFNHVPREKLKQFVQRLEVDSKTFHKRQQSELLKEQILLSTTRRHKDTFQLESKKIWSTYTAYLKHTPPTKDQTIFPELRYT comes from the coding sequence ATGCGTGCAAAGCGTCCGCTCCGTACGTCGGGCCCGTGCTTCGATCTGACCGGGCTCATGGATCACGCAGCCCCTGAGCTACAGGTTCAGCAGAAGAATGAGCAGGAGCTCAACAAGTTCTTTATCAATGTGGATGACAACACAGTTTCGCCAATGATCACAACAGAGCCATGCTTTCACAAGGCGAGCGATTCGAGCCTGTCGAACACCAACTCTGCGGTCAACtcgacggcgctggaggtggcagGCAATGGTGGCAGCAGGTCTGTGGAATGCAGGGCgaaaggtggtggtgaatcAGGTGCCGTCGCTGGTGCTTCCGGTTGTCTGTCGCCGGCGACGGTGTCGGCACAAAACGAGGCCAAATTTATTCACGTTAACAACACGAACATCTTCGTACTGATTGACGGCATCTCGATGTTtgtggagggaaagagcaCTTTTACTGGAACGGAAGATGCACGGCTGCTGGTAGAGCGACTACGGCGAAAGAAACTTGCCCGTTCTGTGGACACAGTGGAGGAGGCCATCTTGAACATTGAAATGTCGGCTGGCCACGGTGTCCGCGATGGGACAGTTCCAGCGCCACGAACCGCCTCTTCTAGCTCCCTCGCTGTGGAAGCGCCTGCATCGCTAATGCCGTCTACCACGAGCTCTCCCTTACTTacagcaccgtcgccacaCAAGGCTGTCGCCCTAGCTTCCCTATTTGTGCCGCAGCCCCCCGCGAAATCGGTCCCCCTCGCGAATCCCTGGGCGTCCCTGTTTGAAGACGCCAAGATGCCATCTGGCTCGCCGCTGTTTCGCAACTCTACGGCCAAGTCTCTCGCCAGCATCAGTAGCAGAAGCTGTTCTCCCGTGCAGGGCATGCTGCTGTGTGATAGCACCGCAACAGGTACCTCGTTGTCTTCTCCCATGACAACATTGTCCCCTGGAACGGCAGCCACCTCAACATCAGCGTTCTTTCCCACCGCTGGCTTTAACGCCGCTGCTCGTCCTCCGTACTCCGTGAGCTTCCCCAGTCTGCGTCATCAGGACAGCTCGTCATCCCTCGTGTCAATGGCTTCGGGTGCCGGCTATCGAAACAGCGGGCACGCCagtcgcagcgccgcagtgcgGCGGACAAAGCAGATATCCGTGGAGGAAATTGGCCACAGCAACTGCTCGCTTGATATGGATGATGTAGTGGTTGAGGAGATGATTGGCAAGGGCACCCAAGGCACGGTGTTCCGCGTCCGCGTGGATGGCAAGTTGTACGCACTCAAGTGCATGAACATTGACGAGGCAATGAATGCGACAAACGACGTAGAGCGGCAGGGACGCAAGAAAGGACTCGTGAAGGAGCTGACCATGATCACACTGCAGCGATCGCgtccgccgccagcgcaccTCATGCAGATGTTCAACGCTGTGGCCTCGCTGGatgcagagaagaagcagctgAGCATCCTGATGGAACTCATGTCCTTCACAGTGGAAGATATTCAGCAGATGATCTCTCGCATCCCTAGCGAGGAGTTGATGCGGGTGACGCAGTCGACCTTTCGGAACTACATGTCCGGCGACCCGTCATCGAAGCAGACCATGAAGGAATGCTGCAAGAACCAGGCTCTCTACGGCTCTCCGCGGCATGTGCTGGGTCGCAATACGTATAAAGAGCCCGCTGCATGGGAGAGGAGCGTGAAACGGGAAACACCAATGCCGGAGGTGTTTCTCTCAATGCTGGCACGGGACGTGTTGATGGGGCTAAATGAGCTGCACACCGACTACTTCATTATTCACTGTGATCTGAAGCCCGCCAACGTGCTTCTCTGCTATGACAAGCAGAAGTTTAAGCTGGCCGACTTTGGATGCGGCTGTGTGATGGAAGACCGGCAGCACGTCGAGCGTCGAGGCATCGACCTCGGCACAATGCTGTACAAGGCACCAGAGCGATTTGCGGCGAACATTTTACACCGCGTcgctgacggcagcgccggcgaggcggtggtggaatTCACGGCCAAGGCGGACGTGTGGTCCTTGGGCATTATGTTAATGGAGTTGGCGGCTGGCGTTCACCCCTGTGATCACTTCAAGTCTGACTTCTGGAACTACGGAGGGAAGTTGAAGCTCTCCAAGATGAACAAGCCGCTCAACTGGTCGGAGGTATTCTACGACTTCATTCTACGCAGCGTTTGTGTCGAGGAGTCGATGCGGTGgtctgtgcagcagctgctgaaacACCCGTTTGTCGTCAAGTTTAACCACGTGCCGCGAGAGAAGCTGAAGCAGTTTGTGCAGCGCCTGGAGGTCGACAGCAAGACTTTCCACAAGCGCCAACAGAGCGAGCTGCTCAAGGAACAGATCTTGCTTAGCACGACACGTCGGCACAAGGACACGTTCCAGTTGGAGAGCAAGAAGATCTGGTCGACGTATACCGCCTACTTGAAGCATACGCCCCCCACCAAGGACCAGACCATATTTCCAGAGCTGCGTTACACGTAA
- a CDS encoding hypothetical protein (TriTrypDB/GeneDB-style sysID: LpmP.32.1100), whose translation MCRCELACFFFRCFFFFASLPTLHNFSRCHQEGREGCTTRRVRTTTQAHTSPGVQYRPMERMEKPIMVIGTSAPRRREIAQRHFGAAYDLVYLSPAIDEKQIRDSDPFALTSAIAQAKMEELRAKVARDTALAHRIAHRPGSVAVTFDQVVNYHGEIREKPESQEQAVAFIKSYSNDNLATVMTTVLYHFGTGKQASMPNTTLTFYGEISDETVAHVVERGTCLHTAGGFVVEDADMKRCEVKIDPGTEEEVCGFCENSVRALLADVQRS comes from the coding sequence ATGTGTCGCTGTGAATTGgcgtgtttcttttttcgttgtttttttttttttgcttcgttGCCGACTCTCCACAatttctctcgctgccatcaggaggggagggaagggtgCACCACACGAAGGGTGCGGACAACAACACAAGCACATACATCTCCAGGGGTTCAGTACCGTCCGATGGAGAGAATGGAGAAGCCCATCATGGTTATCGGAACGAgcgcgccacgccgccgcgagaTTGCACAGCGTCATTTTGGTGCCGCCTACGACCTAGTGTACCTGTCACCTGCTATAGACGAGAAACAAATTCGAGATTCGGACCCCTTTGCCCTGACGTCTGCAATCGCGCAGGCAAAGATGGAGGAGCTACGAGCTAAGGTGGCGCGTGACACTGCGTTGGCGCACCGTATCGCTCACCGACCgggcagcgtcgccgtcacctTTGACCAGGTCGTCAACTACCACGGCGAGATTCGTGAGAAGCCCGAGTCGCAAGAGCAAGCCGTAGCCTTTATAAAGTCGTACTCAAACGACAATCTGGCCACTGTCATGACGACCGTCTTGTACCACTTTGGGACTGGGAAGCAAGCGTCCATGCCCAACACAACCCTCACATTTTACGGCGAGATCTCGGACGAGACCGTTGCGCACGTTGTCGAGCGCGGCACTTGCCTGCACACCGCAGGCGGCTTTGTGGTGGAGGATGCTGACATGAAACGTTGCGAGGTAAAGATAGACCCTGgcactgaggaggaggtgtgcggCTTTTGCGAGAACTCTGTCCGCGCTCTACTGGCGGACGTCCAGAGATCGTAG
- a CDS encoding hypothetical protein (TriTrypDB/GeneDB-style sysID: LpmP.32.1110) produces the protein MNSLLRTFQTVVALGEEDSRGGVAPSQRSNLDDQSDPAVLRQHISTLTQELFLHEQSYKELREESTSIEKELTHLRLRFAAARKLWKCTNENLELAIQHLVEHQLFGGVSTVSSIPSTALGSSSSKASRCPPGDSVLDATYVASLREQVERLKEMVMQNGEERSRLQSAKQYEEAQLVLHANGVSVSCLDAEVRVALRKLVAQWSEERASYESFIESLENNAARHAEREALLSDCIKQEQERRAEAAARCSALESGELRRLREELAEWQRGGRVPIESVSVDPNRASRSVEPVSASVTQHPDAEDVNDTSYLPYNGADAHFLVSLEDTDVPSDTGATTQAGAALRLDAGDNAVAEKLERLNHDCSARDEALDNLYRDNRNLHEAVQRAESRVRVCEAELQHCQRQMEELALQLSREQHRTKCLMDENRRAAVSEGKLREQVMQLRQALNTASASQASLSAQNELSARVCVPQVIPVRVRQPFNAFALEQRVTYEKNHTWENWVQEAARWWKEWKENDVGLRSPEGHNVTRTAHARGGRVLPRGSRRLLTFGSILIILMVMYVFIMFTNSVRTTKRSRDAA, from the coding sequence ATGAACTCATTGTTGAGAACATTCCAGACTGTAGTGGCgctcggcgaggaggactcCCGAGGAGGGGTAGCTCCGTCGCAACGCAGCAACCTAGACGATCAAAGTGATCCAGCAGTACTAAGACAGCACATTTCCACCCTTACGCAGGAGCTGTTCCTCCACGAGCAGTCCTACAAGGAGCTGAGGGAGGAAAGCACTTCGATCGAAAAGGAGCTCACacatctccgcctccgctTTGCCGCAGCGCGAAAGCTGTGGAAGTGCACGAATGAGAATCTCGAACTTGCGATTCAACACTTAGTGGAGCACCAGCTCTTTGGCGGCGTTTCTACCGTTTCTTCTATCCCTAGCACAGCGTTAGGTAGCAGCTCTAGCAAGGCTTCGCGATGCCCCCCGGGCGACTCTGTGCTTGATGCCACCTACGTTGCTTCTCTACGCGAGCAGGTTGAGCGGCTGAAGGAGATGGTGATGCAGAACGGTGAAGAGCGGAGCCGGCTGCAAAGTGCAAAACAATATGAAGAAGCGCAGCTAGTACTGCATGCGAACGGCGTGTCTGTCTCGTGCCTTGATGCTGAGGTacgtgtggcgctgcggaaACTGGTAGCACAGTGGAGTGAGGAACGGGCCAGCTATGAGTCATTCATTGAGAGTCTTGAGAACAACGCTGCGAGGCATGCTGAGCGAGAGGCGTTGTTGAGTGACTGTATAaagcaggagcaggagcgccgcgccgaggcggcggcgcggtgctcCGCTTTGGAGTCTGGAGAGCTAAGGCGTctgcgcgaggagctcgCTGAGTGGCAACGTGGAGGGCGCGTTCCTATCGAGAGTGTCTCCGTCGATCCAAACCGAGCGTCTCGCAGCGTGGAGCCGGTCTCTGCAAGCGTCACCCAGCACCCAGACGCAGAGGACGTCAACGACACGAGTTACCTACCGTACAATGGTGCTGATGCGCACTTCCTCGTGTCTTTAGAGGACACAGATGTGCCCAGCGACACCGGAGCAACCACTCAAGCAGGCGCCGCACTGCGGCTTGATGCTGGTGATAATGCGGTGGCAGAAAAACTGGAACGCCTGAACCACGACTGCAGTGCACGCGACGAGGCGCTAGACAACCTTTACCGTGACAACCGAAATCTACACGAGGCAGTGCAACGAGCAGAgtctcgtgtgcgtgtgtgcgaggcggaactgcagcactgccaaaGGCAGATGGAGGagcttgcgctgcagctgtctCGTGAGCAGCATCGCACGAAGTGTCTCATGGACGAGAACCGACGAGCTGCCGTTAGCGAAGGCAAGCTGCGTGAGCAGGTGATGCAACTGCGCCAGGCACTGAACACTGCGTCCGCCAGTCAAGCATCCCTCTCTGCTCAGAACGAGTTgagcgcacgcgtgtgtgttcctCAAGTAATCCCGGTGCGTGTGAGACAGCCCTTCAACGCCTTCGCACTGGAGCAGCGCGTTACATACGAGAAGAACCACACCTGGGAGAACTGGGTGCAAGAGGCAGCGCGGTGGTGGAAGGAGTGGAAGGAGAACGACGTAGGGCTTCGAAGTCCTGAGGGGCACAATGTCACGAGAACAGCGCACGCCCGTGGAGGCAGGGTGCTGCCACGCGGCTCTCGCAGGTTGCTCACGTTTGGTAGCATTCTGATTATTCTGATGGTGATGTACGTCTTCATTATGTTCACGAATTCCGTGCGCACCACCAAACGGTCCCGTGACGCGGCATAG